Proteins encoded by one window of Mesorhizobium sp. INR15:
- the hrcA gene encoding heat-inducible transcriptional repressor HrcA has protein sequence MTKAVDPSSQLSALQPPALQSLDMRSRDIFRRIVDSYLRDGEPVGSRSLSRILPSSLSPATIRNVMSDLEHLGLIYAPHISAGRLPTQAGLRFFVDAFMELGDLSDEERRAIEAQVRASGSGATLEHMLTEASQMLSGMSRGAGLVLAAKNEVALKHIEFIQLEPTKALAVLVSQNGDVENRVVDLPAGITVSQLHEASNFLNAHIRGRTLAEARIEIARIKDETKAALDTLSQDLVEKGLAVWAGADSGLPARLIVRGRANLLENVTAQADIELLRHLFEDMETQDGLIQLLDLAEEGSGVRIFIGSENKLFSLSGSSLVVAPYRDKDARVVGALGVIGPTRLNYARIVPMVDYTAQLISRMLR, from the coding sequence ATGACCAAGGCCGTCGATCCGAGTTCGCAGCTGTCGGCGCTTCAGCCGCCAGCCCTTCAATCGCTGGACATGCGTTCGCGCGATATTTTTCGGCGCATCGTCGATTCCTATCTCCGGGACGGCGAGCCGGTCGGCTCGCGCAGCCTCTCGCGCATCCTGCCATCATCGCTGTCGCCGGCGACCATCCGCAATGTGATGAGCGACCTCGAACATCTCGGCCTGATCTACGCCCCGCACATTTCGGCCGGACGGCTGCCGACGCAGGCCGGCCTGCGTTTCTTCGTCGACGCCTTCATGGAACTGGGCGATCTTTCCGACGAGGAGCGCCGCGCCATCGAAGCGCAAGTGCGAGCTTCCGGCTCCGGCGCGACGCTGGAACATATGCTGACCGAGGCCAGCCAGATGCTGTCGGGCATGTCGCGCGGCGCCGGCCTGGTGCTGGCCGCCAAGAACGAAGTGGCGCTGAAGCACATCGAATTCATCCAGCTCGAGCCGACCAAGGCGCTGGCTGTGCTAGTGTCGCAGAACGGCGACGTCGAGAACCGCGTTGTCGACCTGCCGGCCGGCATCACCGTTTCGCAGCTGCACGAGGCCTCGAACTTCCTCAACGCGCATATTCGCGGCCGCACGCTGGCCGAGGCGCGGATCGAGATCGCCCGCATCAAGGACGAGACGAAGGCGGCGCTCGACACGCTGTCGCAGGACCTGGTCGAGAAGGGGTTGGCTGTGTGGGCCGGGGCGGACAGCGGCCTGCCTGCCAGGCTTATCGTGCGCGGCCGCGCCAATCTGCTCGAAAACGTCACCGCCCAGGCCGATATCGAGCTGTTGCGGCACCTGTTCGAGGACATGGAGACGCAGGACGGGCTGATCCAATTGCTCGACCTCGCCGAAGAGGGCTCCGGCGTGCGCATTTTCATCGGCTCGGAAAACAAGCTGTTTTCGCTGTCAGGCTCGTCGCTGGTGGTCGCACCCTATCGCGACAAGGACGCCCGCGTCGTCGGCGCGCTCGGCGTCATCGGCCCGACCCGGCTCAATTATGCCCGTATCGTGCCGATGGTGGATTATACCGCGCAGCTGATATCCCGCATGCTGCGATAG
- a CDS encoding response regulator transcription factor has translation MRIMLVEDEREMANALCSVLAKHDMLVDHVMTIGAAMEAVQTFQYDAILLDRQLPDGDGLTLLPKLRERGMSVPVIVLTAKGDLADRVIGLDTGADDYLAKPFALEELLARLRAVMRRPSGIAEDMLRLGQLTFDFGNRQAMVADQVMPLRRRELLVLEALAKRRGRTVLRSVLEEAVYSFDDEIQSNALDTHVSRLRKKLTEAGAGVEIHPVRGVGYLMKRAS, from the coding sequence ATGCGAATCATGTTGGTCGAAGACGAGCGCGAGATGGCGAACGCGCTCTGCTCGGTGCTGGCGAAACACGACATGCTGGTCGACCACGTCATGACAATCGGCGCGGCCATGGAGGCGGTCCAGACTTTCCAGTATGACGCCATCCTGCTTGACCGGCAGCTGCCGGACGGCGACGGCCTGACGCTGCTCCCGAAATTGCGCGAGCGCGGCATGTCCGTGCCGGTGATCGTGCTGACGGCCAAAGGCGATCTCGCCGACAGGGTCATCGGCCTCGATACCGGTGCCGACGACTATCTGGCCAAACCATTTGCCCTTGAGGAATTGCTGGCCCGGCTGCGCGCCGTGATGCGCCGCCCTTCCGGCATCGCCGAAGACATGTTGCGTCTTGGCCAGCTCACCTTCGATTTCGGCAATCGCCAGGCCATGGTCGCGGATCAGGTCATGCCGCTGCGGCGGCGGGAATTGCTGGTTCTCGAAGCCCTGGCCAAACGCCGGGGGCGGACCGTGCTTCGTTCGGTGCTCGAAGAGGCCGTCTATTCCTTCGATGACGAGATCCAGTCGAACGCGCTCGATACGCACGTGTCGCGCCTGCGCAAGAAACTCACCGAGGCCGGCGCCGGCGTGGAAATCCATCCGGTGCGCGGCGTCGGCTACCTGATGAAGCGGGCGTCATGA
- a CDS encoding HAMP domain-containing sensor histidine kinase encodes MKKPARSLKWRLVWQLLLLQAIVLGILMTSVVTIVIRANLPAKIMDDSAGSIVANAVSRNPAGELTLDPSSELIGLGKEAPGFWFVVVDDHGKSISRGTIPSAFKHLAEHLDQFSSGEITALDAGEELSGVIQTLTTKAGAFKVLAGNGQMLSVSYIAVVVSQLMILPQFAILALVTLIAIPLIVTRAFAGMREIAVDAQRIDIDQRGTRLPVGNVPAEVAPLVKAVNEALNRLDEGYGRHKRFLADAAHELRTPIAILQTRLEDLASGQDQDRLLADVARLSLMADQLLDLQRLDHEPRRSFPVDLVAMGMTVTAELAPLAIAAGYRLSYEAGKDPVLIAGDQASLQRAVTNLVQNAIEHAGGRGEIVIAVERSGTIEVRDEGPGIPDEHREHIFEPFYRVQARDHGAGLGLHLVREVVRRHDGQVSVADGPRGGSLFRITLPLMAA; translated from the coding sequence ATGAAAAAACCGGCGCGCTCACTGAAATGGCGGTTGGTCTGGCAGCTGCTCTTGCTGCAGGCGATCGTGCTCGGCATTCTCATGACCAGCGTCGTCACCATCGTCATCCGCGCCAACCTCCCCGCCAAGATCATGGACGACAGCGCCGGCTCGATCGTCGCCAACGCCGTTTCACGCAACCCGGCGGGAGAACTGACGCTGGATCCGTCGTCCGAGCTGATAGGACTCGGCAAGGAAGCCCCCGGCTTCTGGTTCGTGGTGGTCGATGACCACGGCAAGTCCATCTCACGCGGCACCATTCCGTCCGCCTTCAAACACCTGGCGGAGCATCTCGACCAGTTCAGCTCTGGAGAAATCACGGCGCTGGACGCCGGCGAGGAGCTTTCAGGGGTGATCCAGACGCTCACCACCAAGGCCGGCGCCTTCAAGGTCCTCGCCGGCAATGGCCAGATGCTGAGCGTATCCTACATCGCTGTCGTGGTCTCGCAGCTGATGATCCTGCCGCAGTTCGCGATCCTGGCCCTGGTGACACTCATCGCCATTCCACTCATCGTCACGCGCGCCTTTGCCGGCATGAGGGAAATCGCCGTCGACGCGCAGCGCATCGACATCGACCAGCGCGGCACCCGGCTGCCGGTCGGCAACGTGCCGGCGGAAGTCGCCCCGCTGGTCAAGGCGGTGAATGAAGCGCTGAACCGGCTCGACGAAGGCTATGGCCGGCACAAACGCTTCCTGGCCGATGCCGCCCACGAATTGCGCACGCCGATCGCCATCCTGCAGACCCGGCTTGAGGATCTGGCGTCCGGGCAGGACCAGGATCGCCTGCTGGCGGATGTCGCGCGCCTGTCACTGATGGCCGACCAGTTGCTCGACCTGCAGCGGCTCGACCATGAACCGCGCCGGTCATTCCCGGTCGATCTCGTGGCGATGGGCATGACGGTAACCGCCGAGCTGGCGCCGCTCGCCATCGCGGCCGGCTACCGGCTGTCCTACGAGGCCGGCAAGGACCCGGTGCTGATCGCGGGCGACCAGGCTTCGCTGCAGCGCGCCGTCACCAATCTCGTCCAGAACGCCATCGAGCATGCCGGTGGCCGTGGCGAGATTGTCATTGCTGTGGAACGCAGCGGCACCATCGAGGTCCGCGACGAGGGCCCGGGCATTCCTGACGAGCATCGCGAGCATATTTTCGAGCCGTTTTATCGAGTGCAGGCGCGCGACCATGGCGCGGGGCTCGGGCTGCATCTGGTGCGCGAAGTCGTGCGGCGCCATGACGGCCAGGTCTCTGTGGCCGATGGCCCGCGCGGCGGCTCATTGTTTCGCATCACGCTGCCGCTCATGGCAGCCTGA